GGTCGGCCCGAACACCGGCGAGGTGCTGGGCGCCGCGGGGGTGCCCGTGCCGGACGGCGTGCTCGCCCTCCCCGGCGGCGGGTTCGCCAGGCGGATGAGCGCCCCGGACTCGGTCGACCTGCTGGTGCCCCGGGCGGACCTCGACACGTGGTGGACGCGGCTGACCGACGCGGGAGCCCGGCCGACGGGCAGCTGGACCTACGAGGCGCTGCGGGTGGAGTCGCTGCGCCCCCGGCTCGGCGTGGACACCGACGAGCGCACGATCCCGCACGAGGTCTCGTGGATCGGCCGCGCCGTGCACCTGGACAAGGGGTGCTACCGGGGTCAGGAGACGGTGGCCAGGGTGCACAACCTGGGCAAGCCGCCGCGGCGGATGGTGCTGCTGCACCTGGACGGCTCGCAGGAGGTGCTGCCGCAGCCCGGGGCTCCGGTCAGCGCCAACGGCAAGGTCGTCGGGCGGGTCGGCACGGCGGTGCTGCACCACGAGCTGGGCCCGATCGCGCTGGCGCTGCTCAAGCGTTCGGTGCCGGTCGAAACCGAGCTCACGGCGGGTGAGGGCGAGGACGTGGTCAGCGCCGCGATCGATCCCGACTCGGTGCCGCCGGACACCGGTGAGCAGCCAGGACGGGCCGCGTTGCGCAGGCTGCGCGGCTGACCACCGGCTTCGGGGCTATCTCCGGACGGCAGGCGCCTGGCAGGATCGCCACCATGACAGCGTCGTCGTCAGGCACCCTGATCACGGTCGCCCCCACCGGGGCGGAACACAGCAAGGCCGAGGTCCCGAACCTGCCGGTCACGCTGGAGGAACTGGTCCGCACGGGCCAGGACTGCGAACGCGTCGGCGCGAGCATGATCCACGTGCACATCCGGGACGCCGAGGCCCAGCCGACCCTGGACCAGGGCCTGCTCAAGGAGACCGTCGCCGCGCTGCGCAGCGAGACGAACCTGATCGTCCAGCTGTCGACGGGCGGCGCGGTGACCGACCCGGAGGAGGACCGGCTGGCCGTGCTCGACGCCATGCCGGACTCGGCCTCCTGCACCATGGGCACGGTGAACTTCGGCGACGCGGTGTTCATGAACCGGTGGGAGTTCATCGTCGAGCTGCACAGGCGGATGCAGGAACGGCGGATCGTGCCGGAGTACGAGATCTTCGACATCGGCCAGCTCGCCTCGCTGAACCGGCTGCTGGACGAGCACGGGGCCCCCGCGGGCGGTCACGTGCACGTGGACCTCGTGATGGGCGTTCCCGGCGGCATGCCGGGCACGACGGAGATGCTGACCTCCGCGCTGCGGCTGCTGCCGACCGGCGCGAGCTTCTCCGCGACGGGCATCGGGCGGACCTCGCTCCCGGTGATGTTGGCCTCACTGTCCGCGGGCGGTCATCTGCGCGTCGGCATGGAGGACACTCTCTCCTACGCCAGGGGTGAGCGAGTGCGGGACAACGCCCAACTCGCGGCGCGAGCGGCGGCGTTGTCCCGGATCGCGCAGCGGCCGCCACTGGCCGTCGAGGAGGCCCGGGCGTTGCTCGGGGTGCATCAAACCAGGTGATTATCGGAATCTGTACCTGTTGGGAGTAGAGCGGGTGTTGGCGGCTGACCGGAATGTCCCGCAGGATGGGCACGTGATCGAGGTACGTCCAGGCG
The window above is part of the Allokutzneria albata genome. Proteins encoded here:
- a CDS encoding BKACE family enzyme; translated protein: MTASSSGTLITVAPTGAEHSKAEVPNLPVTLEELVRTGQDCERVGASMIHVHIRDAEAQPTLDQGLLKETVAALRSETNLIVQLSTGGAVTDPEEDRLAVLDAMPDSASCTMGTVNFGDAVFMNRWEFIVELHRRMQERRIVPEYEIFDIGQLASLNRLLDEHGAPAGGHVHVDLVMGVPGGMPGTTEMLTSALRLLPTGASFSATGIGRTSLPVMLASLSAGGHLRVGMEDTLSYARGERVRDNAQLAARAAALSRIAQRPPLAVEEARALLGVHQTR
- the ygfZ gene encoding CAF17-like 4Fe-4S cluster assembly/insertion protein YgfZ, with the translated sequence MTLGQPGAIAPPEDSADSGVPWHFGDPLAEQRTASRSAAVIDRSHRGVIAVSGPDRLTWLHSLTSQHMTALTDGSGSELLILDAQGRVEDHAVVAELDGTVWLDTERERVEPLLAYLTKMVFWSKVEPTDATGEFGLLTVVGPNTGEVLGAAGVPVPDGVLALPGGGFARRMSAPDSVDLLVPRADLDTWWTRLTDAGARPTGSWTYEALRVESLRPRLGVDTDERTIPHEVSWIGRAVHLDKGCYRGQETVARVHNLGKPPRRMVLLHLDGSQEVLPQPGAPVSANGKVVGRVGTAVLHHELGPIALALLKRSVPVETELTAGEGEDVVSAAIDPDSVPPDTGEQPGRAALRRLRG